In Nitrospirota bacterium, a single window of DNA contains:
- a CDS encoding IS110 family transposase: QAGKAKKVVLTACMRKLLTILNAMLKHRTPWQEVGAHHA, from the coding sequence AGCAAGCAGGGAAAGCGAAGAAAGTGGTACTCACCGCCTGCATGCGCAAGTTGCTGACGATTCTCAATGCGATGCTGAAACATCGGACGCCCTGGCAAGAAGTGGGGGCACACCATGCCTAA